CCAGGGCACTAAGGCACAGTACCTGGCAGCCAAGGCCCTAAAGAAGCAGTCGTGGCGATTCCACACCAAGTACATGATGTGGTTCCAGAGGCACGAGGAGCCCAAGACCATCACTGACGAGTTTGAGCAGGTGAGGGCCCCGCCCCCTCTCTTCCCGCTGCTAGGGTTGGGGTAGAGTCCCCAGGCTCCAGGCAGCCCCTGCTGGCCTCTGCGCCCTCGCCTCCACCTTTCAGCCGGCGCAGTCCCTCAGCCTGACCACGTTCTCCTCCCTCGGGCTGTCTGCTCAGCCTGGAACACTGCCCTCTCATCCTCCACTTGGCCAGCTCCTACGCCTCCTGTGGGTCTTAGCCCAAATGTCCCTTCCTCAGACACCTTCCTGGCGCCACCCAGCCCGGTGCCTCCCCCTTGCAGTGCTGGGCACACTCGCTTGGGTGTGGGATTTTCCCGGTATGTCTCCCTGTACCAGGCTGtgggctctgctgcccagggacCTTGATGGCCCCCCTTTCACCTCCAGGTCCCAGCACCCAGCAGGGCAGGGGCTCAGTGGggaagctaatttttttaatgggctTCTCAAGTTTTAATACTGGGAAATTCCTGCTTCTTGCAAACACTCTGGAGCCAGCCTACCTGGGTTTGAGCCCAGTCTAGCtgggtgactctgggcaagtcactCGAAactgtgtgtctcaatttccttatctgtaaaaatgggGGGAAGAAGACCTACCTAATGcagttgttatgaagattaaatgagttaataacgTGTAAGTACTTAATGGTGACTGCTACATAGTCAGtgtcatggattttttttttttccaaattacttTCAGTGTGTTCtacagtgacttttttttcccaccaAATACTTCCCTGAAGCCGAGCCCCTTCATGGGGATGAAGTATTACAAGGTCCTTGTCCTCAGAGAACTCAGTTCCCTCTCCTAGTTTTCCCAGGTTGCCATCTTTGATGCATTTAAAACATTCATTCAGGACCTAGCTCCTCTCCCACTGTGTCCTCAGACATTAACTACAGACTTcctgtcctttcctggtttgCCCCAAAACCATCCTCCAAGTTAGTACATTTCAGGCCATCCAGTCATTCAGAAATTCCCACACCACTGCCGTCACCAATAAAATGTCCCTGCAGAGTGCTTGGATTTAGACTCTGAGCCTGTTCCATTCTCTAGAACAAGGGGGACAGTACCCACTGCCTCGAGGtctttgtgaagattaaatgctAGGCTATGCATCCTGTACTCACACGTGAGAGGTGCTCAAAAGCCGCAGCCCTCGAGAAAACGAAGGCTGTGCACTCATGCCTGGTGCTGGTGCTGGGGCCCCGCTCTGGCAGCTGGCTTCGGTGGAACCTCTGCGGCCCCCTCCGTTTCCTCCTCGCTGAAGTGGCATGATAACATTTCCTACCCAAGAAGAACCCTGTGAGGGTGCAGTGAGTGTGCGCGTGCAGGGCAGTTGGCCCGGCGCCTGACACACCTACAGCCCTAAGAACTGTCCCCTTTGTCTGTCGGTCCGGCCCAGATCCCAGACCACCTCCTCGTCCACTCACTGACCGCCTTCTCCCCCGGCCAGGGCACCTACATCTACTTTGACTACGAGAAGTGGGGCCAGCGGAAGAAGGAAGGCTTCACCTTTGAGTACCGCTACCTGGAGGACCGGGACCTCCAGTGACACCGGCCCCTCCCTCTACCCACCCCCTTCCCCCGCATGCTGATCCCCCTGCCCAGGCGAGGGCCCTGCCCTGGAAGACTGGAGGGAGGCCCCAGGCCAGGGGCACCCCCTCTCCCAGGAAGCAGGGAGGGGCCGGGAGGTTTTCCTCTCAGCCCCACCCTGGGGGCCCGGGGGCGAGGgctgcccctcctcccctccccagtgAGGGACATTTTTTGGTAAAcctattttcattttggaaaatatttatgaataaatagtTTTATATGACGGCTGGCAGCAGCAGCTCTCCTGTACCCCCCTCAGGAGTCAATGAGCAAAGTGAGGGTCCTGCTGGCGGGGGCGCCGGGCCAGCTGGGGGTTGAACTGGGAGTTGTACCGCCGCCTCCGGTCATCTGTCTCTTCTTCCGGCTGAGCCTCCTGTAGTGCCTGGCCTTGGACCCGGGCCAGCAGGGCCTCTGCCCGAGCCCTCTCAGCTGCTTCCCTCCGAAGACGTTCAGCTCGAAGCTGGTCCAGGGATGGAGGCCTGCGGGGAGAGGAGTGAGGTCAGAAAGCTGGTAGCTCCTAGGAGGCCATTCCCCCAACCTCTCCCATAGAGGGAGCTGCCGCCTGGAAGCCCTGCTGCATCCAGTATGCCCCAGCCTCAGCTCTCAGGCCTTCTGCAAGAAGCCGCTTGGTGCTGGGACACCATGGGCACGTCTCTGGCCTTCCCTTCTGTGGACTTTGGTCCTCCCCAGTCTTTAAAATCTGATGCTCCTCCAGGTCAAGAAAGCACAATGAGCAGCCCCctggccctctctgggcttcagtttcccttTCTAGAGAAAAGAGTACAGGCAGTGTACCCCCTCTAGACCAGGGGTATGGAGACAAGCCTGCTTTTACTGTCTTAACCCAGCAGCTCTCAAACTGTTTGGTCTCAGGACCCCTTTATACTCTAAAACTGAGGACCCTAAGAGCTTTTGTTTAAATAGATTCTACCTGTTAATATACTGCAAATCAGAAGTGAAAACTAAGAAAGTTTGGACACAAGCATCTGTGCCATCAGCCATCAGAACGAGGGTGTCTTCTCATCACACAGCCTCTGGAAACCTGCACTATGTGCCTGAGAATGCGAGTGAAAAAGGCCAACAGTGTCAGGAAAATAGGCTTGATACCACGGCACCCCGGGAAAGGGTGGCAGGACCCCTGGGGCTTCCTGGACCACATGTTGAGAACCACTTCACCCAGCCAGCCCTTCACCGGGTCCCTGGTTGTCCTGACCAGAGACCCTGCAGTGCCCATGCTGGGCTGCTGCCAAGCCCTGAAAGTCTGGGCCCTGGTCTGCCGAGGAGGGTCTTCCTTCTTACTCCTTGGGTCGCAGCTTCTCAGacccctccttcttttcctttctgctgcAATTGCCTTCACCGCTGTGCCGTCTCTTCTTCCCCAGATGCTTCTGCATCTCCCGAAGAGGGTCCAGACGGCTCTTGATCTTCTCATCTGGGGCTGGGCCAGGCGGGGGCCCCCCTCGCTCTGGGGGTAGCTGGTACCAAGGGGGTTGAGTCTGTGCCTCCGCTGCACTCTGGCCCAGGTATGTCAGGATGCCCAGAGCTTTCTCTTGCCTCTCCTGAGGGGGCCGGGAAATACAAGAGATGGGATACAATCTTTCAAGGTGTCAGGTGTGTCTCCCTGACATAGGAATCTAAGCAAACAGGTACCTAAGGCTTGTCATGAACCAGTTGTACCAGGTGCTGGGGATGGAAGACACCAACAGAGGCCAAGTTCCCCCTGGGGGGACAGTGGCAGGTAACAGCAGGGGAAGGAGGGGACAAGTGGAGCCACTTGAGTGTTCAGAGGCAGGCATCTTTGCAGAGAGACTTGAAGAGAAGCCTGAAGGGATCAAGCAAAGCAGAGGAGCCATGGGTGGGGTCAGCAagtccagagacagcaggtgagTGACAAGAGCTCATGtacctgtttttttttgagaggcagtctcgctctgttgcccaggctcgagtgtagtggcaccatctcggctcactgcaacctctgcctcccaggttcaagcaatcctcctgcctcagcccccctagtagctgggattacaggcacgcaccaccatgcctggctaatttttgtatttttagtacagacggggttttgccatgtttggccaggctggtcttgaactcctgacctcaggtgatccatccaccttggcctcccaatgtgctgggattacaggtgtgagccaccatgcacgacCAGACATActttttacacttgatcttagccaaaaggcaaGAGGCGAATGATtcgcctttttattttttttctttttttttttgagatggggtctcgctctgtcacccgggctggagtgcagtggcgcaatctcagctcactgcaaattccacctcccaggtcaagcgattctcctgcttcagcctccaagtagctggattacaggcgtgcaccaccacacctggcttatttttttgtatttttagagataccatgttgaccaggctggtcttgaactcctgacctcaggtgatccacccgcctcagcctcccaaagtgctgggattacaggcatgagccacagctggctgatttacatttttaaaagcctatCAAGGTTTCAGACCCCTCCAGTTTTGAGAACTGAGCAGTTTGCCTAGCAGCTGGGGACCTCTAGCATCTACCTCCAAGCCCTGTGGGTGCCCAGATGGCAACACTTCTTAAGTGTCATGCTTTGGTATGGTTCTAAATTCTGTGTGTTCGTTCTCGTTTGACCTTGATCACAAGCAGTGGCTAAAGTGCCCTCTCCCCCCAACTCGATTCATGGCTCCTCTAATGAAGTGGGTGAGGCCAGCTTACTTTCTCCTGTCGCTTTTCTTCCTCGTACTCTTTATTGCCTCTGAtcactcctttcccttcctccagcAGCTCCCGAAACAGGTCCACAGGGCCAGAACTTGGGGCTCCCGCCTCTGCTGCTTCAAGCTCAGGCAGTGAGTTCTGATGTCTGGCTTTCTTTCGTAGGAATTCTGTACGGGCCTGGGGAGAAAGTTATAGGCAGGGCATTCAGAACCTAGAGGTAATTCAAGAACTGTGAGTCTGGTGCCCACCACAGAAAATGGCAGTCCAGGGTGCTGGGGTTATAAGAAAGGGAGCACTAGACGCCTAAAAGAGGCACCTGTCCTAGCTGGGGGTGAGGGTAGGCAGATGAGGCAACGCCTGGGTTTTGTAAACTGCCTTTCAAATCGTAAACCACGGGTCATCAAGGATGGCTGGAAGGAGGTCCCTGGCCTAAACCAAAGGggttcctaacctcaagtgagaCAATTAAAACAGCCATAAAGGTAGACCAAACTGCATTAGGCCAGACGATCTGAATTCTAGCCATGGCTCCAAGTCACTACCCCAAGTCGACTGCTGAAGCCCTGTCCCCCGCCTTCAGGACGCAGATTTCCAACAGCGCTCAGCAGCCTACTGAGATTCTAAAAACCCAGACTACCTCCCACCCACTGTGGAGGATCAGACTAGCTAAGGAACTGAAAGTTGGGTATACACCAAACAGATTTAAGGAGCCATACAGAAAGcccgtgtttgtgtgtatgtgtctagggGGCGGTGCAGGAAAGGGCTCGCCCGATGGCGTGGAGCCTGGCTGTCCCCCTCTCCTTAAATGTGCCTTCCCCTCACTGAAGCCATCTCCGTGCAACGGAGATGACAGTGCCCCTCTAAGAACGAACAGTGCCTCCTGGGGATTCCGCAAGTCAGGCGCTCTGCATGTAGTTAGCAtacaataggtgctcaataaataaactGCGCAGGCAAACTAAAAAGTGATCCGAATTTCCTTGAACTGTCCAAGCGCTGATgtattcattaaatgtttttaagcTGCTCTTTTGTGCTAGACACTGTTCCAGCCATGTGAAATACATCAGTGGGGGGAAACTAAGACGAAGGCGAGATCAAGGGAGGTTTCGTGGAAGTGGCCACAAGGTTTGCAGAGCAACGCCCTCGAAAACGGGATCGGCGCCTGGTCCCGAATTTCACACCGGGCACACTGAGCCTGCGCAACGCCTCCGCTTCCGGCCCCCAACCGCGGCGCGTGCGCGCTGGGCTCCGGCGGTCAGCCCGGCCGGCCTCCGAGCTTACCTCTTGCTGAGCCAGCAGCGCCCTCCGCTCacgctccttctcctcctcccggGCCTGGGCCTCGTCACGCCGCACGCGGGCGACATTGTCCTTGTTCCGGACGTGCCAGCTCTTCTTGGGCAAGATATTCATGGCGTCGTAGCTGTCCAGGGACTGGCACGCCCGCCTCTTTGCACTTCCGATTGGCGAGAGGATGCCCCCCTTCCTCTTGTCCCTACTTCGACCGCAGATTGGTTCCGAATTAGTTGGTACGGCCCCCTGGCCTGTAACGACAGGTGATTGGCTGAGACGTCCTTTTCACAGCGAATGTTAGGCGTTCGGCTCGTGGTATCCCCTAGCAACCGCCTCTTATCACAGATCTGAACCAATCACAAGTTGGCCCGCCCCGATGCTACCAGATGCGGCCGTCGATTGGTCGACATGACCGTCAAGTCTCCTTGCGGAAGTGCGCTCCGCACCGACAAACATGCCCATACATTTGATTGGCTCCTGCCCTGCggtagccctgcccccaccttcaGGACGCAGATTTCAAAGCGCGCTCAGCAACCTCGGCTGTATTTATTGATACAAGAAAGATCACCCGAGAGTCAGGGACGTGGCGGCGAGGGGCCCTGGAAATCTCCAGATACCAAAGCTGGAAGGGCGTGGAGTCTTCTCCAGTTCTCCTAGTTTACAGATGTTGTGACCTAGGCTTACAATGGGCCTGGGGTCTGAAAGTGGGGCGTGAGCTGCGGGGGTCAAAGAGCCGGTTCGGTGGAGGTCAGCGCCACAGCGCGCCGTGCCAGGAAGACTTTATTCTGCGCCTCCTGCGGCAAAGAGAGGTGGAGGTGTGACAGCCCTCTTCCCCAGCCCCTTTCCGTGTTCCCCGGGGGCCCTCTCAGGGACCCGCCTGGCTCACCGTCTCTCTCTGACGTTTGAGCTCAGAGATGAGGCGTCCGTAGGAGTTAGCCCGAGCCACAGTGTACGCCATCAGGATGCTGGAGGAGACAGGAACGGAAGCCACTCCTGACACGCTCTTCGAAGTCAGGGATGTGGACCCCTAAGTCCCTCCTCGTCCAGGCTCAAGGAGTTCAGTCTCCCAGCACCTCCGCGTTCAGATCCAGGAGTCCTAAGTCCCGCCCACCTCCTCCTTCGGACCCAGCAGTCCAGGAGCCTaggcctcctccctcagactcagTACATTGCCTGCTCCCACCCCCAAGCCTTTCCTCTCTTGGACGCAGGTGGTGGCCCCCAGATCACACGCATTCAAACCCAGACCCAGAAGTGTGGCCCACCTCACCTGGAGATCAGCAGAAGGGGCGCAGCAAAAGCCTGGGTccccaggaagaagaggaagttCTGGGTGGTCTCAGGGAGGCTGGAAATAGACTCAGGGATCTGGGCCCAGATGGACGACTGCCCCCGGAATGGACCACACGGCTTAGAAGGCGGGATCCTGAAGTCAAGACAGGCTGGGTTCAAGTAGAGCCAGGAGTCTGAACACTGAatggggggagagggagggagagaggcggGAACCTCTCGCACTTACAGGAAGATGCTGTAAAGCAGGGGAACGCTGGAGATGGCCAGACCCAGGAGAAGAACCAAGGGGAAAAAGAAATTCGCCGTGGAGGCCCGGAAGGTGCGGGCAGCCGGAGAGCAGGTGGAGAAGAGGGTAAGCTGGTGGGGGTAAGGCACGGAGAAAGGGGATCTGAAACACAAGAGTctgtgcctctttttttttttttttttttttttttttttttgagacagtctcgctctgtggcccaggcgagagtgcagtggcgctcactgcagcctcccctcctgggttcaagctattctcgtgtctcagcctcccaagtagctgggattacaggtgtgcaccaccactcccggctaatttgtttcgctgttgtttgttttctgtttttgagacggagtctcgctctgtcgcccaggccggagtgtagtggcgcgatctaggctcactgcgaccttcacctccctggttcaagcaattcccctgcctcagccttccaagtagctgggattacaggcgctcgccaccaagcccggctaaattttttttgtatttttagtagagacggggttttgccatgttagccaggctggtctcaaactcctgacctcaggtgatcaacccgcctgagtctcccaaagtactgggattacaggcgtgagccgccgcgcccggcctacccgCCTCTCCTTTTTCCCGAACCAGGAGTCTGAGCCCCTTCCTCATCTAGGACCCCAGAGTCTAAGTCCCCGGATCCTCAGACATAGAAGTCAGAATGCCCTAGACTCCTCCTTCTCTCAGATCCAGGAGTCTGTCCTCCAACCCCCTCCTCTCTTAAGACCTAGTAATCCAGGACCCCGTGATCTTCCTTGCCCAGGACCCAGGAGTGCGGGCCCCAAtacctcctgcctcagacccaaGAGTCCCCCCCTACCCCTTACCTTCTTCAGGTAGAAAAGCAGCAGGAACTTGACCGTGTTAAGCAGGGGCAGCAAAGGGCAGAAAAAACTCCCCACCCAGACCACCGTCTGCGCGTAGATGAGCCCCAGCACCTCGTCGGgcacctggaactcctgggtccCCGCCAGACGACCCAGCGCCCCAGGACAGAGGCCACAGAGGAGCCTGAAggacggggcgggggcggggccgggcccgAGTCAGGGGCGCGGCTACTTGGAGTTTCCCCGCCTCCACCGCCCTGCCCGCCAATAGGAAGCAAGCGTATCTGAGGAGGGGCGGGACTTTCAAGACTCCACGTGGAGGGGGTGTGTCCAGAGAACTAGACGGAGCCCAGGTGTCGCGGCGGTAGGGGCGGGGCCACAGGGAAGTAACCCACTAAAACAAGGGCGGGGAGTGGGGGAGATCTGCGGACCTAGGGCAAGCAAAGGGAGCCGGCAGAGGCGGGAACAGTAAAAAGGTGCGCGGTGAAAAGAACAGCGCGATGGGGCAGGGCCTGGTCCTAGGGGGGGTGGGGCCACAGCGAGGGGCGGGGCTCTCACTTTCTAGGAAACTGGATGAGCAGCGCGACTGCCAAGGCAGTCAGCAGATCAAAGAGCAGAAGTTTGTACATTTCCTGGCCCAGGACAGTCTCCCAGCactgaagaaggaagaaataggTCAGAAAGACCTCAGGACCCGAGCACCTGGAGGCCCACGCGTCCGAGTCTCCACATCGCAAGCCTATGAGACCCTGTCAATACTTTCTCTGGGGGTCCTCGTTTTTCAAACATTCGTACCCATGGGAGAGTGTTCCAGCATCCCGAGCTCCCCTCTCCGCCCAAACCAAGTCTGGACCCACCTAGCTCCATCTTTCCTTCAGGGACCTAGGAGTCCCAGGCAGATCCCATGCCGTTCTCACCGGAAGTTCTTTGTAATTGTAGCCACAGGTTTTGCAGTCCTTAGCCTCGGAGTCGCCCCCACAAGTGATCTGTttccagagagagaagagcaggacCACCAGGGAGGCCAGGCGAAGAAACACGGTCCTGGCGGGGGGAAGGCAGAGAATGGGCCCTGATCCGGTACCCACCACGTGGCAGTCCCCTTCTCAGTGGAACGCGCTCACATTCAACCCATCTCACAGATGAAGAAGCAGAGGCCCAGCGACAGAGTCaggatctttctttctttcttttcttttcttttctttttgagacagggtctcacttgtcgtacagactggagtgcagtggcgcgatctcagctcactgcaccctctacctcccaggctcaagcgattctcctgcctcagcctcccgagtagctgggactacagaagccaCTATCGCcgggctaacttttgtatttttactagagacagggtttcaccgtgtttgtcaggctggtgttgaactcctgacctcagcctcggcctctcaaagtgctgggattacaggtgtgagccaccacgcctggccagcggagtcaggatttgaatcccTGGATCCGATATCAGCAGGATTTCCGTGTCTTACCTGTCAGCGCCAACACCCCTCTGACCGCCCCGACCCTCCATCATTCCCAGCCATCCCCATGAGGCTGGAACCTGAGCAGGATAAAAACGATCTGGAGACTTCTAGTGTAGCCTTCCAGTGGAGCAATGAGCTTGAACACGGGCGGCAGCACAAAGTTGACCACAGCGATGAAGATGGACGGAAGGTAATTCACCCCAAGCTTCAGCAGTGGCAACTGCTGAACAAGGGACGTCTCCTGGGAGAGGGAGTGGACCATGAGTAGAGGCTTGGGGTCCTGGAGGAGCTAAGCTTAAGGTCCTCCCCCAGACctcttctttgttgtttttgttttgtttctttgtttgttttgagacagagtctggctctgtcacccaggctggagtgcagtggtgcaatcttggctcactgcaacctctgcctcccgggttcaagtgattcttctgcctcagcctcctgagtagctgggattacaggcgtgcaccaccacgcccgtctaatttttgtatttttagtagagacggattttcgccatgttggtcaggctggtctcgaactcctgacctcgtgatccccccgcctcagcctcccaaagtgctgggattacaggcgtgagctaccgcgcccagtctctcttcttcctttaaaACCCCGAAGTCCAGGGTCCAAACATACCCTCTCCCATACTTCCTCTGTAAGATCTCTGGCATCCCAAACTTCCATTCCCTCCCTCCATCGTTGGAAATGTAGGTTCCAGGACCCCCGGCTTCCTCTTCCAAGACCCTCCGCACCTGCAGCGCCACGGTCCTCTCTGTAGCCCAGTAGATGCCATAGAAGGCTCCCCCAAGGAGTGCGATCACCAGCAGGTTGAGCAGCACCCGCACCAACCAAACCCTGGCTTCCTGGCCCAGAGTCCGCACAGCAGCCTGGCGCCGCACCACTGTCTCCTCCAGCTCCACCTGAAGGCACGAGAGATGCCCGCTTGGACTCCATTTCCCAAGGCGCTGGCCTCTGGGTTCCCCCAGGCTCTCCAGAGATCCTCCTCAACGTGAACTGATGCAGCCTTCTCCCCACCAGCTAACAACCTCTGCAGTCCCGGTTCCACCCGCTCCGGGGCGCTCTAAGAAACCAGTGGCCCTTTACAGCCCTGCCCCTCCGCGGCCGGATCCAGCAACCCAAGCCCCCATCCCTGCGCGACCAATCTCAGCACCCCGGGCCCCGCCCCCGAAGCTCCGCCCAACACCCCCAAGACCCGCCCCTGGTCAGCCCCGCCCATCAGAGGCTCCGCCCCCAGGCGGCCCTGCGCTTTATGCCTGGCCTGAAGTTCCAGTTCATCTATATCAAGACGCTCCGCTGGCCGCTCCCATCACTTAACTTTGAACCAAATTGCCTTAAAGCCCCGCCCGCTTCTTGTGCttactttttttggtagagagggagcctccctatgttgcccaggctggtgtcgaactcctagactcaagcgatccacctgcctcggtctcccaaagtgctggggttacaagcatgagccaccgatCCCAGCCTTAGTGCATCTTTTTCCTACACCCTTGGATCTCGGGCAGCCTTATCGCGGCCTCCTCTCAACCCTCTCATTCCCCAGGACCTGCCTTTCTTGGAGAAGGAGCTGCCTAGCGTCTCTCCGGAGGCCCCATCACCGGGTTAGGCCCTGTGCGTTATCTCAGCCCAGTCCTGTCTGGTCCCTACCCCGTTGCATAACCCGCCCCCAATCGCACCTGTAATTCGTACAAGATGATGCGCTGGCGCAGCCGCACGTGGACGTCCCCGCAGAGACCGAAGTTCCAGGCTGAGAACACCCGGTGGCTGTAGCTGGTCAGATCCCCGGACTCCGCCAGCAGTGTCTGCTTCAGCCCGGACACCGAGCTGAGAGGAGAGACAGGATGTGAAAGGACAGCCAGGAACGGGGGTTATGGGGGCATCCTTCATATTGGGACCAACGGGGAAGACGAACCCTAAGGCCTTGGGTACTAGGGGAGCTGCCACCAGATGGGGAAAGGGTCAAAGAGGCGGAGACACCTACAATCATTGAAGGCAAAGTCCAAGGGAGATTCAGAGACAGACCTGGGGCACAGGCACCCcacagagagaggcagaaacCTAGGAGACAGGGACAGAGCCCCGGAGCGAAGGGGGCAGAAACCCAGAGTGAAAGGGACAGAGGCCCTGAGGAAGACAGAGATGTGGAGGAGGGACAGAGGCCCCAGAGGGAGATTCGAAGAAAGGGAGACAAAGACAGTGAGAAAGGAGAAACTAAATCTACAAAAGATGGGGGTCAAAGACCCATAAGAAGTACAGGCACCCAGAGAAGGGGGCTGGGCGGGAAGACCCGAGAAgaagacagagacccagagaagaTGGCAGGTAAAGACTCAAGAGAAGGGGGCacgccaggcgccatggctcacgcctgtaatcccagcactttgggaggctgagaccatcctggctaacacggtgaaactccctctctactaaaaattttttaaaaaattagccgggcgaggtggcgggcgcctgtaggcccagctactcgggaggctgaggccggagaatggcgtaaacccgggaggcggagcttgcagtgagctgagatccggccactgcactccagcctgggcaacagagcgagactccctctcaaaaaaaacaaaacaaaacaaaactgagactTCTTCCTAGCATAACCTGCCAGGGCCTACCTGATCTGACCCTTCCATACTTCTCAGAGCTTaaatcctgtctttttttttttttttttttttgacagggtcttgctctgttgcccaggctggagtgcagtggtgcgatcttggctcactgcaacttctgcctcccaggttcaactgattctcctgcctcagcttcccaagtagctgtgaccacaggcatatgccaccatgctcagctacttttcatatttttaatagagatggggtttcaccatgttggcctggctggtctcaaactcctgacctcaagtgatccgcccgcctcagcctttcaaaaagctgaaattacaggcatgagccaccgcaactggccctGCCGCTTTTTCTCATACAGGCCTTTTATTTCTCAGAACACCTCAAACCTCTTTCCTACCGCATGGCCTTCGCACTTgcagctccctctgcctggaatgctggtGGCTTGGCCGTTCGCCTGCCtggctccttctcttctttctctttatctgcAGGTCCTTTACTCCAGATAGAAAGGCTTTTACCACTCCATCTAATGAGGGTCCCTACCTATTATTCTGTATCACAGGGGTTGGCAAACAAGACGCCATGGGCCAAATCTGGGCCAAccactgtttttgtaaataaagttttattggaacacagtcacacccactcatttatgtattgtgtgtggctgcttttgcactacagtGGCAGAGTTTGGTTGAGTCCCAGACTGCAAGGCCTTCAAAAACGAAAATATTTACTTCctggcccttcacagaaaaagtttgctgattcttGCTCTCTATCCTCACATCCCATTCGTTTTCTGTATAGTATTGCTCCCAAACTCAAATAATtgatttgcttgtttattttattactattattatttttgagacggagtttgctcttgttgcccaggctggagtgcaatggcccgatcgcagctcactgcaac
The sequence above is a segment of the Macaca nemestrina isolate mMacNem1 chromosome 20, mMacNem.hap1, whole genome shotgun sequence genome. Coding sequences within it:
- the LOC105497011 gene encoding leukocyte receptor cluster member 1, with the translated sequence MNILPKKSWHVRNKDNVARVRRDEAQAREEEKERERRALLAQQEARTEFLRKKARHQNSLPELEAAEAGAPSSGPVDLFRELLEEGKGVIRGNKEYEEEKRQEKERQEKALGILTYLGQSAAEAQTQPPWYQLPPERGGPPPGPAPDEKIKSRLDPLREMQKHLGKKRRHSGEGNCSRKEKKEGSEKLRPKEPPSLDQLRAERLRREAAERARAEALLARVQGQALQEAQPEEETDDRRRRYNSQFNPQLARRPRQQDPHFAH
- the LOC105497321 gene encoding voltage-gated chloride channel TMC4 isoform X1; this encodes MEENPTLESEAWGSSRGWLAPREARGGPSLSSVLNELPSAATLRYRGPGVLPWGVPEEEEEAGGRSRKAFTEVTQAELQDPHPSRELPWPMQARRAHRQRNARDQVIYGSGTRTDQWARLLRRSKEKTKEGLQSLQPWSWTLKRIGGQFGAGTESYFSLLRFLLLLNVLASVLMACMTLLPTWLGGAPPGPPGSNTSSPCGSYNPHPQGLVTFATQLFNLLSGEGYLEWSPLFYGFYPPRPRLAVTYLCWAFAVGLICLLLILHRSVSGLKQTLLAESGDLTSYSHRVFSAWNFGLCGDVHVRLRQRIILYELQVELEETVVRRQAAVRTLGQEARVWLVRVLLNLLVIALLGGAFYGIYWATERTVALQETSLVQQLPLLKLGVNYLPSIFIAVVNFVLPPVFKLIAPLEGYTRSLQIVFILLRTVFLRLASLVVLLFSLWKQITCGGDSEAKDCKTCGYNYKELPCWETVLGQEMYKLLLFDLLTALAVALLIQFPRKLLCGLCPGALGRLAGTQEFQVPDEVLGLIYAQTVVWVGSFFCPLLPLLNTVKFLLLFYLKKLTLFSTCSPAARTFRASTANFFFPLVLLLGLAISSVPLLYSIFLIPPSKPCGPFRGQSSIWAQIPESISSLPETTQNFLFFLGTQAFAAPLLLISSILMAYTVARANSYGRLISELKRQRETEAQNKVFLARRAVALTSTEPAL
- the LOC105497321 gene encoding voltage-gated chloride channel TMC4 isoform X2, encoding MQARRAHRQRNARDQVIYGSGTRTDQWARLLRRSKEKTKEGLQSLQPWSWTLKRIGGQFGAGTESYFSLLRFLLLLNVLASVLMACMTLLPTWLGGAPPGPPGSNTSSPCGSYNPHPQGLVTFATQLFNLLSGEGYLEWSPLFYGFYPPRPRLAVTYLCWAFAVGLICLLLILHRSVSGLKQTLLAESGDLTSYSHRVFSAWNFGLCGDVHVRLRQRIILYELQVELEETVVRRQAAVRTLGQEARVWLVRVLLNLLVIALLGGAFYGIYWATERTVALQETSLVQQLPLLKLGVNYLPSIFIAVVNFVLPPVFKLIAPLEGYTRSLQIVFILLRTVFLRLASLVVLLFSLWKQITCGGDSEAKDCKTCGYNYKELPCWETVLGQEMYKLLLFDLLTALAVALLIQFPRKLLCGLCPGALGRLAGTQEFQVPDEVLGLIYAQTVVWVGSFFCPLLPLLNTVKFLLLFYLKKLTLFSTCSPAARTFRASTANFFFPLVLLLGLAISSVPLLYSIFLIPPSKPCGPFRGQSSIWAQIPESISSLPETTQNFLFFLGTQAFAAPLLLISSILMAYTVARANSYGRLISELKRQRETEAQNKVFLARRAVALTSTEPAL